In Halorientalis sp. LT38, a genomic segment contains:
- a CDS encoding GIY-YIG nuclease family protein gives MVGGTYTIVVNLPEPETLTVGSLGGHELPAGACAYTGSAFGPGGFSRVDRHVEMAAGERDARHWHVDYLLGDTPARIETVARSPGAEIECAVARALAETGAVVVEGFGASDCDCPTHLHHHDDRDALVAAVRSAHDR, from the coding sequence GTGGTCGGAGGAACGTACACTATCGTCGTCAACCTTCCGGAACCGGAGACGCTTACGGTCGGGTCGCTCGGCGGACACGAACTCCCAGCCGGCGCCTGCGCCTACACCGGCAGCGCGTTCGGTCCCGGCGGGTTCAGTCGGGTCGATCGCCACGTCGAGATGGCCGCCGGCGAGCGCGACGCCCGCCACTGGCACGTCGACTACCTGCTGGGCGACACCCCAGCGCGGATCGAGACGGTCGCGCGCTCGCCCGGGGCCGAGATCGAGTGCGCCGTGGCCCGCGCGCTCGCCGAGACCGGCGCGGTGGTCGTCGAGGGCTTCGGCGCGTCGGACTGCGACTGCCCGACGCACCTGCACCACCACGACGACCGGGACGCACTCGTCGCGGCAGTCCGGAGTGCGCACGACCGGTAG
- a CDS encoding enoyl-CoA hydratase/isomerase family protein, which produces MTDIEVTREDDYATVTISNPERKNAISAEACAEMADELRALEHDAGIRAVVVEGEGDAFCSGIDLSGGMDGKGVIEELETGLNAIAAGLLRMEKPTIAVVRGVAVGAGASLATACDFVYARDDAVFGWGFTDIGLAPDTGATYVLPRLVGVRRALDLLITARRVGAEEAVDMGIATESFDAEEFEDTVAERVATLASRPTLAVGETKRLVQRNTHRSMEEALRAEARAQDRIFETQDFAEGVGAFFEGREPEFEGR; this is translated from the coding sequence ATGACCGACATCGAGGTCACGCGCGAGGACGACTACGCGACCGTCACGATCAGCAACCCCGAGCGCAAGAACGCTATCAGCGCCGAGGCCTGCGCGGAGATGGCCGACGAACTCCGCGCGCTGGAACACGACGCCGGGATCCGCGCGGTCGTCGTCGAGGGCGAGGGCGACGCCTTCTGTTCCGGGATCGACCTCTCGGGGGGCATGGACGGCAAAGGCGTGATCGAGGAACTCGAAACCGGCCTGAACGCCATCGCGGCCGGCCTCCTGCGGATGGAGAAGCCCACAATCGCCGTCGTCCGTGGCGTCGCCGTCGGTGCAGGTGCTTCGCTGGCGACGGCCTGTGACTTCGTCTACGCCCGGGACGACGCGGTCTTCGGCTGGGGTTTTACCGACATCGGCCTCGCGCCCGACACCGGCGCGACCTACGTCCTGCCCCGTCTCGTGGGCGTGCGCCGGGCGCTCGACCTCCTGATCACCGCCCGTCGCGTCGGCGCCGAGGAGGCCGTCGACATGGGCATCGCCACGGAGTCGTTCGACGCCGAGGAGTTCGAGGACACGGTCGCGGAACGGGTTGCGACCCTGGCCTCCCGGCCGACCCTGGCGGTCGGCGAGACCAAGCGGCTGGTCCAGCGCAACACCCACCGCTCGATGGAGGAGGCGCTCCGCGCGGAGGCTCGCGCGCAGGATCGGATCTTCGAGACCCAGGACTTCGCGGAGGGGGTCGGCGCGTTCTTCGAGGGTCGCGAACCCGAGTTCGAGGGGCGCTGA
- a CDS encoding neutral/alkaline non-lysosomal ceramidase N-terminal domain-containing protein → MANTGGPGSGAPDRRGAERGVSNTLDRRRFVQATALAGLATGLASGESGSATSGGALTASAARRDITPENGGSFFGYVRPDMRAEGVAIRLFAHALVLSDGERKVALVSADLGKPAVRDRVIEHVRPQGFDRDSVLFAATHTHAGPNEPGEWIAGQIGDAIAAADANRRPARAGWASGTVEEGNWNRSLAAHLANFDLEVPIGEAEPEDHPVDPDRARDTTVRLLRVEGTDGTPICAWTLFGNHPTAFTPSNTTFSADFPGVAREWFARRFDDGDAPVTVYTTGRVGDQIPRYDDYGQYAVAERTAIRIERAMWDAWRNAGGDLSRDLPVDGRATQDEYVGQEVEPGKRVADDAIVGLPTLDGGENGPTPFSGLELEGKRKPEWLADDVHGRKILLAPAPYSTDVEVQAMRIGDEMLVTVPGEPTVEMGRRMREAAESVAPDGVETVSVVGIANGYNGYFTTPQEYDVQDYEGGNTAFGKYTSLLIRNRQEDLAGALAERVGEPSEPTGSRPAVPDAPVGDGGDDGAIETQPPETVERMDVVTLEWRGGWSGKDRPVGDPFVSLERRTGGGWETVTSDLGLGFVWTAFWGHYTARYDVPPDLPTGTYRFRVQAANYELPSRAFEVVPSRGLRVRGVRVADGSSSGEGDGTRLAFVAQNPPPDPDENLRVRPIRPTGGLLAFSAAGQEHEARWDKGAEAWIATVSGVAAGDVVTVPENGLVDGLGNRNGKAVDLRVGSVAELDWPETMGTGGGDPPGLFGIGSFPT, encoded by the coding sequence GAGCGGCGAGAGCGGATCGGCGACCTCGGGGGGCGCGCTCACCGCGAGCGCGGCCCGTCGGGACATCACGCCGGAGAACGGCGGCTCCTTCTTCGGGTACGTCCGGCCGGACATGCGGGCCGAGGGGGTCGCGATCAGGCTGTTCGCACACGCGCTGGTCCTCTCGGACGGCGAGCGGAAGGTCGCGCTCGTGTCGGCGGACCTCGGAAAGCCGGCGGTGCGGGACCGGGTAATCGAGCACGTCCGACCGCAGGGGTTCGACCGCGATTCGGTGCTCTTCGCGGCGACGCACACCCACGCCGGGCCGAACGAACCGGGCGAGTGGATCGCGGGGCAGATCGGCGACGCGATCGCGGCGGCCGACGCGAACCGCCGCCCGGCCCGGGCCGGCTGGGCCAGCGGCACGGTCGAAGAGGGCAACTGGAACCGGTCGCTGGCGGCCCATCTGGCTAATTTCGACCTGGAGGTGCCGATCGGCGAGGCCGAACCCGAAGACCACCCGGTCGACCCCGACCGCGCTCGCGACACGACGGTCAGGCTGCTCCGGGTCGAGGGAACCGACGGGACGCCGATCTGCGCGTGGACGCTGTTCGGTAACCACCCGACGGCGTTCACGCCGAGCAACACGACGTTCTCGGCGGACTTCCCCGGCGTCGCACGCGAGTGGTTCGCCCGGCGCTTCGACGACGGCGACGCGCCCGTGACGGTCTACACAACTGGGCGCGTCGGCGACCAGATCCCGCGTTACGACGACTACGGGCAGTACGCGGTCGCCGAGCGGACGGCGATCCGGATCGAGCGCGCGATGTGGGACGCCTGGCGGAACGCCGGCGGCGACCTCTCCCGGGACCTCCCGGTGGACGGGCGCGCGACGCAGGACGAGTACGTCGGGCAGGAAGTCGAACCCGGCAAGCGGGTCGCCGACGACGCGATCGTCGGCCTGCCGACGCTGGACGGCGGCGAGAACGGGCCGACGCCCTTCTCGGGGCTCGAACTGGAGGGCAAACGCAAACCGGAGTGGCTGGCCGACGACGTCCACGGGCGGAAGATCCTGCTCGCGCCGGCCCCCTACTCGACTGACGTGGAAGTGCAGGCCATGCGGATCGGGGACGAGATGCTCGTGACGGTCCCCGGCGAACCGACCGTCGAGATGGGGCGGCGGATGCGGGAAGCCGCCGAATCGGTCGCGCCAGACGGCGTCGAGACGGTCTCCGTGGTCGGCATCGCCAACGGGTACAACGGCTACTTCACCACGCCCCAGGAGTACGACGTGCAGGACTACGAGGGCGGCAACACCGCCTTCGGGAAGTACACCTCCCTGCTGATCCGCAATCGGCAGGAGGACCTCGCCGGCGCGCTGGCCGAGCGGGTCGGCGAACCCTCAGAACCCACCGGTTCGCGACCGGCGGTGCCGGACGCCCCGGTCGGCGACGGCGGCGACGACGGGGCGATCGAGACCCAGCCGCCCGAAACCGTCGAGCGGATGGACGTCGTCACGCTCGAATGGAGGGGCGGCTGGAGCGGGAAAGACCGGCCGGTCGGCGATCCCTTCGTGTCGCTCGAACGGCGGACGGGCGGCGGGTGGGAGACGGTGACCAGCGACCTCGGCCTCGGCTTCGTCTGGACGGCGTTCTGGGGGCACTATACCGCGCGCTACGACGTGCCGCCTGACCTGCCGACGGGGACCTACCGGTTCCGCGTGCAGGCCGCGAACTACGAACTGCCGAGCCGGGCCTTCGAGGTCGTTCCGTCGAGGGGACTCCGCGTGCGGGGCGTCCGGGTCGCTGACGGTTCGAGCAGCGGTGAGGGGGACGGGACGCGGCTCGCGTTCGTCGCGCAGAACCCGCCACCGGACCCCGACGAGAACCTCCGCGTCCGACCGATTCGGCCGACGGGTGGCCTGCTGGCGTTCTCCGCGGCGGGCCAGGAACACGAGGCGAGGTGGGACAAGGGGGCCGAGGCCTGGATCGCGACCGTCTCGGGCGTGGCTGCCGGCGACGTGGTGACCGTCCCCGAGAACGGGCTGGTCGACGGCCTGGGCAACCGGAACGGGAAAGCGGTCGACCTCCGTGTCGGGTCCGTCGCCGAGCTGGACTGGCCCGAGACGATGGGGACCGGCGGCGGCGATCCGCCGGGGCTGTTCGGGATCGGGTCCTTCCCGACCTGA
- the psmA gene encoding archaeal proteasome endopeptidase complex subunit alpha — MQGNAQQQAYDRGITIFSPDGRLYQVEYAREAVKRGTASVGVRTEDGVVLAADTRVRSPLLERESVEKLHKIDDHIGIASAGHVADARQLIDFARRDAQVNQLRYGEPIGVEGLTKDITDQIQQYTQTGGARPFGVALIVGGIQNGEPRLFETDPSGTPYEWQALAVGGNREDLIDFFEEEYREDLDLDGGIDLALRGLDTVGDEDLDPEGVALGTVDVETEQYRRHETEEIEQYVEEIDTGGDEE; from the coding sequence ATGCAGGGAAACGCACAACAGCAGGCCTACGACCGGGGAATCACGATCTTCTCCCCGGACGGACGCCTCTATCAGGTCGAGTACGCGCGTGAGGCCGTCAAGCGCGGCACCGCGAGCGTCGGTGTCCGCACCGAGGACGGCGTCGTCCTCGCCGCCGACACGCGCGTGCGCTCTCCGCTCTTGGAGCGTGAGAGCGTCGAAAAGCTACACAAGATCGACGACCACATCGGCATCGCCAGCGCCGGCCACGTGGCCGACGCCCGCCAGCTGATCGACTTCGCGCGCCGCGACGCGCAGGTCAACCAGCTCCGCTACGGCGAGCCCATCGGCGTCGAAGGACTCACCAAGGACATCACCGACCAGATCCAGCAGTACACCCAGACGGGCGGCGCGCGCCCGTTCGGTGTCGCGCTGATCGTCGGCGGGATCCAGAACGGCGAGCCGCGCCTGTTCGAGACCGATCCGTCCGGCACGCCCTACGAGTGGCAGGCGCTCGCCGTGGGCGGCAACCGCGAGGACCTCATCGACTTCTTCGAAGAGGAGTACCGCGAGGACCTCGATCTGGACGGCGGGATCGACCTCGCACTGCGCGGCCTCGACACGGTCGGCGACGAGGACCTCGACCCCGAGGGCGTCGCTCTCGGCACGGTCGACGTCGAGACCGAGCAGTACCGCCGCCACGAGACCGAGGAGATCGAACAGTACGTCGAGGAGATCGACACCGGAGGTGACGAGGAATGA
- the psmB gene encoding archaeal proteasome endopeptidase complex subunit beta: MTDMNPVGGAPSLEEGLQNPYEPELGTLPNTTDKDNEKVNETGTTTIGITTDDGVVVATDRRASLGGRFVSNKNVQKVEQIHPTAALTLVGSVGGAQSFIRSLRAEVNLYEARRGEDISIEALATLAGNFARGGPFFAINPILGGVDDEGSHVFSIDPAGGVMEDDYTVTGSGLTVAYGTLESQYEDDLSMDEATTVAADAVSAAAERDTGSGNGLVIAEVTGEGVEIDTYEYDDLL; the protein is encoded by the coding sequence ATGACCGACATGAACCCAGTCGGCGGCGCACCGAGCCTGGAGGAGGGGCTGCAGAACCCCTACGAACCCGAGCTCGGGACGCTGCCCAACACGACCGACAAGGACAACGAGAAGGTCAACGAGACCGGGACGACCACGATCGGCATCACGACGGACGACGGCGTCGTCGTGGCGACCGACCGCCGCGCGTCGCTGGGCGGCCGGTTCGTCTCGAACAAGAACGTCCAGAAGGTAGAGCAGATCCACCCGACCGCGGCGCTGACGCTCGTGGGCTCCGTGGGCGGTGCCCAGTCCTTCATCCGCTCGCTGCGCGCGGAGGTCAACCTCTACGAGGCCCGCCGCGGCGAGGACATCAGCATCGAGGCGCTGGCGACGCTCGCGGGTAACTTCGCCCGCGGCGGCCCCTTCTTCGCGATCAACCCGATCCTCGGGGGCGTCGACGACGAGGGCAGCCACGTCTTCAGCATCGACCCCGCCGGCGGCGTGATGGAGGACGACTACACCGTCACGGGCTCCGGCCTCACGGTCGCGTACGGGACCCTCGAGAGCCAGTACGAGGACGACCTCTCGATGGACGAGGCGACGACCGTCGCCGCCGACGCGGTCAGCGCGGCCGCCGAGCGCGACACCGGCTCCGGTAACGGCCTCGTCATCGCCGAGGTCACCGGCGAGGGCGTCGAGATCGACACCTACGAGTACGACGACCTGCTCTGA